Proteins encoded by one window of Kiritimatiellales bacterium:
- the mnmA gene encoding tRNA 2-thiouridine(34) synthase MnmA: MKKRAAVGMSGGMDSSVAAALLAEQGYEVIGLTAHMWKDGSRCCSLEDVARAQKVCAALGIRHYVVNAQGRFAEHVVARFVNEYAAGRTPSPCIACNQFIKFGFLLERALQLDCEILATGHYAQIEKHTGKFHLLRGVDRTKDQSYFLHRLSQKQLAHVAFPLGGWKKEDVKKWSADHSLPVVPRGESQDLCFVEAGKYPEFIEAHAPEIKRRGRLLDAAGKQIGEHGGIHRFTVGQRGGTGVAAGERVYVSRIDADSGDIVLTPRAGVMSSDCRVNDLHWIAGEFPPDENTFTVQPRYGHPGAPARLEKTGAGMIVHFAEPQFALTPGQAAVVYSGDEVLGGGWIAG; the protein is encoded by the coding sequence ATGAAAAAGCGCGCGGCAGTTGGAATGAGCGGCGGCATGGACAGTTCCGTGGCGGCGGCGCTGCTTGCGGAGCAGGGATATGAAGTTATCGGTTTAACGGCGCACATGTGGAAAGACGGATCGCGCTGCTGTTCACTTGAAGATGTGGCGCGCGCGCAGAAAGTCTGTGCGGCACTCGGCATCCGGCATTATGTAGTCAATGCGCAGGGCCGGTTTGCGGAACATGTGGTCGCGCGGTTTGTAAACGAATATGCCGCCGGGCGAACGCCGTCGCCGTGCATCGCGTGCAATCAGTTTATTAAATTCGGATTTCTGCTCGAACGCGCGCTGCAGCTGGATTGCGAAATTCTTGCCACCGGACATTATGCGCAAATTGAAAAGCACACCGGAAAATTTCATCTGCTGCGCGGCGTCGACCGCACGAAAGATCAATCCTATTTTTTGCACCGGCTCTCCCAAAAACAGCTCGCGCATGTGGCGTTTCCGCTCGGCGGCTGGAAAAAAGAGGATGTGAAAAAATGGTCGGCGGATCACAGCCTGCCGGTTGTGCCGCGCGGCGAAAGTCAGGATTTATGTTTTGTTGAAGCCGGGAAATATCCGGAATTTATCGAAGCACACGCGCCGGAAATTAAACGGCGCGGCCGTCTTCTGGATGCCGCCGGAAAACAGATCGGTGAACACGGGGGTATTCATCGTTTCACCGTCGGACAGCGCGGCGGCACCGGCGTTGCCGCCGGTGAGCGCGTCTATGTCAGCCGCATTGATGCAGATTCCGGCGATATTGTTTTAACGCCGCGCGCCGGTGTAATGAGTTCTGACTGCCGCGTTAACGATCTGCACTGGATTGCCGGCGAATTTCCGCCGGACGAAAATACATTTACGGTTCAACCGCGTTACGGACATCCCGGCGCACCGGCGCGTCTTGAAAAAACCGGCGCGGGAATGATCGTTCATTTTGCAGAACCGCAGTTCGCGCTTACACCCGGTCAGGCCGCTGTCGTTTATTCCGGCGACGAGGTTCTCGGCGGCGGGTGGATTGCCGGTTAA
- the tsaD gene encoding tRNA (adenosine(37)-N6)-threonylcarbamoyltransferase complex transferase subunit TsaD — MNLLGIETSCDETAAAVLVDGAVRSNVIYSQIAKHAPYGGVVPEIASRDHVKKLPGIIDEALRTANVDYARLDGIAVTCGPGLASSLLIGYSAARGLGLRLNIPVTGVHHHEGHIYSVFLGENPPEPAGAFPMLVLLVSGGDTKLVYMETPGNYKIIGQTIDDAAGEALDKGATLLGLGYPGGPAIQRAAEGGNPGAVRFPRGLDNAGGEWKYKFDRKLCFSFSGLKTALLYHVQHHPEALTDESAKRDLAASYQEAVADALALRTERALEKIPVASFAAAGGVSLNTILREKLTALAAKKKIPLRLSAPKLCTDNAAMIAGAAFLKYSAGHPFCLPDDVNPNLQLTNW, encoded by the coding sequence ATGAACCTGCTTGGTATTGAAACTTCATGCGACGAAACGGCTGCGGCGGTGCTGGTTGACGGCGCGGTACGGTCGAACGTGATTTATTCGCAGATTGCCAAACATGCGCCGTACGGCGGCGTGGTGCCGGAAATTGCATCGCGCGATCATGTAAAAAAACTGCCGGGCATTATTGACGAAGCACTGCGCACTGCGAATGTTGATTATGCCCGGCTCGATGGAATCGCGGTTACCTGCGGTCCCGGTTTGGCGAGTTCGCTGCTGATCGGTTATTCCGCCGCACGCGGACTGGGCCTGCGGCTGAATATTCCGGTGACCGGTGTGCATCATCATGAAGGGCACATCTATTCCGTTTTTCTTGGGGAAAATCCACCGGAACCTGCCGGCGCGTTTCCAATGCTTGTGCTGCTTGTTTCCGGCGGCGATACAAAACTCGTTTATATGGAAACCCCGGGGAATTATAAAATTATCGGTCAAACGATTGATGACGCCGCCGGCGAAGCGCTGGATAAAGGCGCAACGCTGCTCGGACTCGGTTATCCCGGCGGCCCGGCAATTCAGCGTGCCGCCGAAGGCGGCAATCCCGGTGCGGTGCGGTTTCCGCGCGGACTCGATAACGCCGGCGGCGAGTGGAAATATAAGTTCGACCGCAAACTCTGTTTCAGTTTCAGCGGACTGAAAACCGCACTGCTGTATCATGTTCAGCATCATCCTGAAGCGCTGACTGATGAATCGGCAAAACGCGATCTGGCTGCGAGTTATCAGGAAGCTGTGGCCGATGCACTTGCACTGCGCACTGAACGGGCGCTCGAGAAAATTCCGGTAGCGTCATTCGCCGCCGCCGGCGGTGTTTCGCTGAATACAATCCTGCGCGAAAAATTAACAGCACTGGCGGCAAAGAAAAAAATTCCGCTGCGGCTTTCGGCGCCGAAGCTTTGCACGGATAATGCCGCGATGATTGCCGGCGCTGCGTTTCTTAAATATTCCGCCGGACATCCGTTCTGTCTGCCGGACGATGTGAACCCGAATCTGCAATTAACGAATTGGTGA
- the ribF gene encoding riboflavin biosynthesis protein RibF, which translates to MLVVDNISKLPKNGRPVVLAAGCFDGVHTGHAKVIQTAVQFARDNSGDAWIYTFNPHPVKILSPAVAPELITPLELRRRQFEKTGAAGVIEIPFDTSCAGIPPEKFLSDLKTGIPALAGIVCGTDWSFGACAGGTFTMLEKFCAQHGIAAIAVPAVLSGGERISSKRIRELIRAGQLPAAEKLLGHPFCISGTVIEGNHIGRELGFPTINLQSDNELIPAAGVYAARARVQSAASGVQSFSAAVFIGMRKTFHDDTPVIEAHLLNFSGDLYGQHVELYLIEKIRDIIFFSSREALIEQIGKDIGRIGQAV; encoded by the coding sequence ATGTTGGTTGTAGATAACATTTCAAAATTACCAAAAAACGGACGCCCTGTCGTTCTCGCAGCGGGCTGTTTCGACGGCGTGCATACCGGCCATGCCAAAGTCATTCAAACCGCGGTTCAATTTGCCCGGGACAATTCCGGTGATGCGTGGATTTACACTTTCAATCCGCATCCGGTAAAAATTTTAAGCCCGGCGGTTGCACCGGAGTTGATTACGCCGCTGGAACTCCGCCGCCGGCAGTTTGAAAAAACCGGCGCCGCCGGCGTCATCGAAATTCCATTCGATACGTCCTGCGCCGGAATCCCGCCGGAAAAATTTTTGAGTGATTTAAAAACCGGTATTCCGGCACTGGCTGGCATTGTCTGTGGCACCGACTGGTCGTTCGGCGCCTGCGCTGGCGGAACGTTTACTATGCTCGAAAAATTCTGCGCACAGCACGGAATCGCAGCCATTGCCGTTCCGGCAGTACTTTCCGGCGGTGAACGCATTTCAAGCAAACGCATTCGCGAGCTGATCCGCGCCGGTCAATTGCCGGCAGCGGAAAAACTGCTCGGACATCCGTTCTGTATTTCCGGCACTGTGATCGAAGGCAATCACATCGGGCGCGAACTTGGATTCCCCACGATTAATCTTCAGTCAGACAATGAGTTGATTCCGGCGGCGGGCGTTTATGCCGCTCGCGCCCGGGTTCAGAGTGCGGCATCCGGCGTTCAGAGTTTTTCCGCCGCAGTGTTTATCGGTATGCGAAAAACATTTCATGACGACACACCGGTCATTGAAGCACACCTGCTCAATTTTTCCGGCGATCTCTACGGACAGCACGTTGAACTTTACCTCATTGAAAAAATCCGCGACATCATTTTCTTTTCATCGCGCGAAGCACTGATAGAACAAATCGGGAAAGACATCGGCCGGATCGGCCAGGCGGTGTAA
- the truB gene encoding tRNA pseudouridine(55) synthase TruB yields the protein MRKRNILPDPDGILLIDKPQEWTSHDLVAKIRNRFQLNKAGHGGTLDPNATGLVVLLVGRGTKLSAKIMGGDKAYEGEILFGVETNSQDTDGEIVAEKDPSGITEEALRAEMKKATGDQMQLPPMVSAIKINGVPLYKHALKGHEVEREPRFIHIYKFALKEFTPPRATFETVCTKGTYVRTLAHDLGQRLGCGACLSQLRRTKSGEFKLADARTLDEILKWDRAEFEKNIITVHDI from the coding sequence ATGAGAAAACGCAATATTCTTCCTGACCCGGACGGCATCCTTCTAATCGATAAACCGCAGGAATGGACGTCGCACGATCTGGTCGCAAAAATCCGCAACCGGTTTCAACTGAATAAAGCCGGCCACGGCGGAACACTCGATCCGAATGCCACCGGACTCGTCGTTCTGCTCGTCGGGCGCGGCACAAAACTTTCCGCTAAAATCATGGGCGGCGATAAAGCCTATGAAGGCGAAATTCTGTTCGGCGTTGAAACCAATTCGCAGGACACCGATGGAGAAATCGTTGCTGAAAAAGATCCGTCCGGCATTACTGAAGAGGCACTGCGCGCCGAAATGAAAAAAGCCACCGGCGACCAAATGCAGCTGCCGCCGATGGTTTCCGCTATTAAAATTAACGGTGTTCCACTGTACAAACACGCGCTCAAGGGCCATGAGGTCGAACGCGAACCGCGCTTTATCCACATTTATAAATTTGCCTTAAAAGAATTTACGCCGCCGCGCGCAACATTTGAAACCGTCTGCACCAAAGGCACCTATGTCCGCACGCTCGCGCACGATCTCGGACAGCGCCTCGGCTGCGGGGCCTGTCTCTCACAGCTCCGGCGCACAAAATCCGGCGAGTTTAAGCTGGCCGATGCCAGGACGCTTGACGAAATTTTAAAATGGGATCGCGCCGAATTTGAAAAAAACATCATTACAGTTCACGATATTTGA
- the rbfA gene encoding 30S ribosome-binding factor RbfA, with amino-acid sequence MSSSRMIRVNELLKREIATDIPRLFANSNFDTGAITITRVETGSDLRDATVYVSIFGHEDERQRMIRFLNARRKDVQSRMSKNVILKYTPRLYFKLDDSLESGDRVLDILSHLDIPEDEDE; translated from the coding sequence ATGTCAAGCTCACGAATGATACGGGTGAATGAACTGCTGAAGCGCGAAATCGCAACGGATATTCCGCGCCTTTTTGCCAACAGTAATTTTGACACCGGCGCAATTACAATCACCCGCGTTGAAACCGGCTCCGATCTGCGCGATGCCACCGTGTACGTTTCCATTTTCGGACACGAAGATGAACGCCAGCGAATGATCCGTTTTCTCAACGCGCGCCGCAAAGATGTTCAGAGCCGCATGAGCAAAAACGTTATTTTAAAATACACCCCGCGCCTCTACTTTAAACTCGATGACTCGCTCGAATCCGGCGACCGCGTGCTCGATATTCTTTCGCATCTCGATATTCCCGAAGATGAAGACGAATAA
- the glgX gene encoding glycogen debranching protein GlgX, whose translation MRLEALFALFHYSNVMKPGVTVLKGGTEFIVHSTANRIWLLLFDSPDAEAPAQTIEITERAGNLRRIFIAGAGAGTLYLYKTDAVPEQWLLDPYARAVHFSRGWGERAGIAPIHGGRIRTGKHFPKSVVVDSSFNWRGERRPDTPLAKTIIYEAHLRGFTKNSADPVRGGTYLDFIVKIPYLKELGITAVEFLPVFEFNELEYMFEKGPRAPLLNFWGYSTLGFFAPNSRYASSREPGAAVTEFKTLVKALHRAGIEVFLDVVYNHTAENGFNGPVYSFRNLDEQAYYIIDSAGNYSNWTGTGNTFNCNHPVATQLIVDSLKYWVTEMHVDGFRFDLASIFCRDETGGMLDSPPVIQAIENEPALKNVKLIAEAWDAAGAYQVGSFPGRRFSEWNGRYRDDVRRFWNGNDAVGVLATRLAGSSDLYQPAGNSPLKSINFITAHDGFTLADLVSYSGKHNEANGEGNRDGENNNDSYNFGVEGPANNAGINARRLKQQKNMLASLFLARGVPMLVAGDEFGRTQRGNNNAYCQDNEISWIDWSLAKKNRELLDFTKQLIALRKKYAVLRAGKFYTDRSLKWIAPDGHSIYWDTDRIVGMIAGGKNKLCIIVNNTDLEPRFKLPAGRWKLLLSTEPSAAAPAEQNFTAPLYSVTVLERK comes from the coding sequence ATGAGACTGGAAGCTTTGTTTGCATTATTTCATTATTCCAACGTTATGAAACCCGGTGTGACAGTTTTGAAAGGCGGCACAGAATTTATTGTGCACAGCACCGCCAACCGCATCTGGCTGCTGCTGTTCGATTCACCGGACGCTGAAGCGCCGGCGCAGACGATTGAGATCACAGAGCGGGCCGGGAATTTGCGCCGGATTTTTATTGCCGGCGCCGGTGCCGGTACGCTTTATCTTTATAAAACCGACGCCGTACCGGAACAGTGGCTGCTTGATCCGTATGCGCGTGCTGTGCACTTCTCACGCGGCTGGGGCGAGCGCGCCGGCATTGCGCCAATCCACGGCGGCAGGATCCGCACAGGCAAACATTTTCCGAAAAGCGTGGTCGTTGACAGTTCATTCAACTGGCGCGGCGAACGGCGGCCGGACACACCGCTCGCAAAAACCATCATTTACGAAGCGCACCTGCGCGGCTTCACCAAAAATTCCGCTGATCCGGTGCGCGGCGGAACCTATCTCGATTTTATTGTAAAAATTCCGTACCTTAAAGAGCTCGGCATCACAGCGGTGGAATTTCTGCCGGTATTTGAATTTAACGAACTGGAATATATGTTCGAAAAAGGACCGCGTGCGCCGCTGCTCAATTTCTGGGGCTACAGCACACTCGGATTTTTTGCGCCGAACAGCCGTTATGCGTCGTCGCGCGAACCCGGTGCGGCAGTGACTGAATTTAAAACGCTGGTGAAAGCGCTGCATCGCGCCGGCATCGAAGTGTTTCTTGACGTGGTATATAATCACACAGCTGAAAACGGTTTTAACGGACCGGTGTACAGTTTCCGTAATCTTGACGAACAGGCCTATTATATTATCGATTCCGCCGGGAACTACAGCAACTGGACCGGCACCGGCAATACGTTCAACTGCAATCATCCGGTCGCAACGCAGCTGATTGTTGATTCACTGAAATACTGGGTAACCGAGATGCACGTCGACGGATTCCGTTTCGACCTCGCCAGCATTTTTTGTCGCGATGAAACCGGCGGGATGCTGGATTCGCCGCCGGTGATTCAGGCGATCGAAAATGAACCGGCGTTAAAAAACGTAAAACTGATTGCGGAAGCGTGGGACGCTGCCGGCGCCTATCAGGTCGGCAGTTTCCCCGGCCGGCGCTTTTCAGAGTGGAACGGGCGTTATCGCGACGACGTGCGCCGGTTCTGGAACGGTAACGATGCCGTCGGTGTGCTCGCCACACGGCTGGCCGGCAGTTCCGATCTGTATCAGCCTGCCGGGAATTCGCCGCTGAAAAGTATTAATTTTATCACAGCACATGACGGCTTTACGCTCGCCGATCTCGTCTCCTATTCCGGCAAGCACAACGAAGCCAACGGTGAAGGAAACCGCGACGGTGAGAATAATAACGACAGCTATAATTTCGGAGTTGAAGGTCCGGCGAATAACGCCGGAATAAACGCACGCCGCTTAAAGCAGCAGAAAAATATGCTCGCGTCTCTTTTTCTGGCGCGCGGCGTACCGATGCTCGTTGCCGGCGATGAATTCGGGCGTACACAACGGGGTAATAACAACGCCTATTGTCAGGATAACGAAATTTCGTGGATCGACTGGTCGCTCGCGAAGAAAAACCGGGAGCTGCTGGATTTCACTAAACAACTGATTGCACTGCGCAAGAAATATGCGGTACTGCGCGCCGGCAAATTCTACACCGATCGCAGCCTGAAATGGATCGCGCCGGATGGACACAGCATTTACTGGGACACTGACCGGATTGTCGGCATGATTGCCGGCGGGAAAAACAAACTGTGCATCATTGTGAATAATACCGATCTTGAGCCGCGCTTTAAACTGCCGGCAGGCCGCTGGAAACTGCTGCTCTCCACCGAGCCGTCCGCCGCCGCGCCGGCGGAACAAAACTTTACCGCGCCGCTGTATTCCGTTACGGTATTGGAAAGAAAGTAG
- a CDS encoding phosphopantothenoylcysteine decarboxylase, which translates to MKTVLILSGPTHEYFDPVRFIGNASSGKMGKALAEEALKRGLHVDFISGPVPENNLPKVDATPSSRFSISNVTSAGEMLAAAQEKFSSANLILFAAAVADFQPAQKFAEKLPKTGTGFAIELTPTPDIAAILCAGKTPAQTAIGFALQTHDGEKLAREKLISKHLDGIVLNTPATLGAENGMFTWIDSSGTEPWGLINKAACAGKIFKKVIAQM; encoded by the coding sequence ATGAAAACTGTCCTGATTCTTTCCGGTCCGACGCATGAATATTTTGATCCGGTGCGCTTTATCGGCAACGCCAGTTCCGGCAAAATGGGTAAAGCACTCGCAGAAGAAGCACTGAAGCGCGGGCTGCATGTAGACTTTATTTCCGGTCCGGTACCGGAAAATAATCTGCCCAAAGTAGACGCGACGCCCTCGTCGCGTTTCTCCATTTCTAATGTTACATCCGCCGGAGAGATGCTTGCTGCCGCGCAGGAAAAATTTTCGAGTGCAAATCTCATTCTATTTGCCGCCGCCGTTGCCGATTTTCAACCGGCGCAAAAATTCGCCGAAAAACTGCCGAAAACCGGCACCGGCTTTGCGATTGAACTGACACCAACGCCCGACATCGCCGCGATATTGTGTGCCGGAAAAACGCCGGCGCAAACAGCAATCGGATTTGCACTGCAAACACACGACGGTGAAAAACTCGCGCGCGAAAAACTGATTTCTAAACACCTCGACGGCATCGTGCTGAATACGCCGGCAACACTCGGCGCTGAAAACGGAATGTTTACGTGGATTGATTCTTCCGGCACCGAACCGTGGGGACTCATAAATAAAGCGGCCTGCGCCGGGAAAATTTTCAAGAAGGTGATTGCGCAGATGTGA
- a CDS encoding flavoprotein yields the protein MKKILIGVSGGIAAYKAASVVSALKQAGHDVQVAMTPAACKFVAPLTFAALSQKEVRTELFTENPADKGRLFPHLYPSTTADLFALMPATANTIAKIAHGCGDNIVAAAALSLSKACVKMFCPAMNAHMWENPAVQKNVTTLEAFGWQRIGPGAGRAACGSSGAGRMSEPEEILAAIHRALA from the coding sequence ATGAAAAAAATTCTGATCGGAGTCAGCGGCGGAATTGCGGCATACAAAGCCGCGTCCGTTGTCAGTGCCTTAAAACAGGCGGGACATGATGTACAGGTTGCCATGACTCCGGCGGCCTGTAAATTTGTTGCGCCGCTCACCTTCGCAGCGCTGTCGCAAAAAGAAGTCCGCACCGAACTGTTTACGGAAAATCCGGCGGACAAAGGCCGGCTGTTTCCGCACCTCTATCCGTCAACCACGGCGGATCTGTTTGCGCTGATGCCGGCAACAGCCAACACGATTGCAAAAATAGCGCATGGCTGCGGCGATAATATTGTCGCTGCCGCCGCGCTGTCGCTCAGCAAGGCATGCGTGAAAATGTTCTGTCCGGCGATGAATGCGCACATGTGGGAGAATCCGGCGGTGCAAAAAAATGTTACAACGCTCGAAGCGTTCGGCTGGCAGCGCATCGGTCCGGGTGCAGGCCGCGCGGCGTGCGGCAGTTCCGGTGCCGGACGAATGAGCGAACCGGAAGAAATTCTCGCCGCGATTCACCGGGCGCTCGCATGA
- the frr gene encoding ribosome recycling factor, with protein sequence METTTEVLLAAEEKMGKAVEFLQQDLAGLRTGKASPSLVENITVDYYGSASRLRDISNIATPEPRLITISPFDPSSLGAIEKAIIAANIGITPLNDGRLIRVPIPELSEERRKDLTKVASRTTEEQRVAVRNIRREANDQLKALEKSGKITEDDLAGSLDETQKLTDAHISRMDALFTAKEKELMEV encoded by the coding sequence ATGGAAACGACAACAGAAGTTTTACTGGCCGCTGAAGAAAAGATGGGGAAAGCGGTGGAATTTTTGCAGCAGGACCTGGCCGGACTGCGTACCGGCAAAGCGAGCCCGAGCCTGGTGGAAAATATTACAGTGGATTATTACGGTTCGGCGAGCCGTCTGCGCGACATCAGCAACATTGCTACGCCGGAACCGCGCCTGATTACGATCAGTCCGTTCGATCCGTCGTCGCTTGGAGCGATTGAAAAAGCAATCATCGCCGCCAACATCGGCATTACGCCGCTGAATGACGGCCGGCTGATTCGCGTGCCGATTCCGGAGCTCAGTGAGGAGCGCCGGAAAGATCTGACCAAAGTTGCTTCGCGTACCACAGAAGAGCAGCGCGTCGCCGTGCGCAACATCCGGCGCGAAGCGAACGATCAGCTCAAGGCGCTGGAGAAAAGCGGTAAAATTACCGAAGACGATCTGGCAGGAAGCCTTGATGAAACTCAAAAACTGACGGATGCGCATATCAGCAGGATGGACGCGCTGTTCACCGCCAAAGAAAAAGAACTGATGGAAGTCTGA